The SAR324 cluster bacterium DNA segment ACAAGAATCGCTTCGATCTCCACTTGCGTAAACTCGTTGGAAACAAAACGCCACAGGAACTAGCCTCACTTGATATCGAGTGGTTACGCAGGCAGGTCGCCAAGAATCACAGCATCGCCACCACCCGCAATGTGCTTGAGTTACTACGTCGCATCATCAACTTTGGAGTTCGTCAGCGCCATTGTGCCGCACTCGATTGGACCATTGAACTGCCAAAACAAGATCCAAATAGCGAACGTATTGAAGTGTTAACCCCGGAACAGTTTCAGAACCTACAGCAAGTATGGGAATCTCATCCGGATCGTCAGCTTGCCCACTTGCATCAATTTATCGGCTGGACAGGATCGAGGCCCTCAGAAGCCCTCAAGCTACTCTGGAAGGATGTTGATTT contains these protein-coding regions:
- a CDS encoding tyrosine-type recombinase/integrase; translated protein: MTDKNRFDLHLRKLVGNKTPQELASLDIEWLRRQVAKNHSIATTRNVLELLRRIINFGVRQRHCAALDWTIELPKQDPNSERIEVLTPEQFQNLQQVWESHPDRQLAHLHQFIGWTGSRPSEALKLLWKDVDFGRRNYTKRDTKSGQTLLQPMNEKVREVLLRQRGLLNNSSAELQESHYVFPANDGDLCRLDSLKKRFSKLRDLAGIPKEFRPNYCLRDTVA